One genomic region from Campylobacter concisus encodes:
- a CDS encoding ComEA family DNA-binding protein: MRIKILLCLVVASIACGANLNTASKNELMGLGLSKGQALNIIKYRKAHKFKSIDELEKVQGIGFNDMQKVKAKLSIKENTKVKKSKAKNSKDKKK, translated from the coding sequence ATGAGGATTAAAATTTTACTTTGTTTAGTAGTCGCAAGTATTGCATGTGGCGCTAATCTAAATACGGCCAGCAAAAACGAGTTAATGGGGCTTGGGCTAAGTAAAGGTCAAGCGTTAAACATTATAAAATACAGAAAAGCCCATAAATTTAAAAGCATCGATGAGCTTGAAAAAGTCCAAGGTATTGGCTTTAACGATATGCAAAAAGTTAAGGCAAAACTTAGTATAAAAGAGAATACAAAAGTAAAAAAATCTAAAGCAAAAAACTCCAAAGACAAGAAAAAATAA
- a CDS encoding phosphoethanolamine transferase, translated as MLNINKFKNISFLKFLILFTAYIFFINYIFLYKGVLSGFLQNNQLSFSIFFFLIFAIVFILVFASIFCILFLPFLLKPITIILILASGISAYFMQAYGVIIDKDMLLNVLHTDTKEAFSYFNTGLVFWIIFTIILPCVYVAFVKINYSSFKNELKLRVKIISFSIVAIAIIFSLTSKIFIPFFREHSNLRTALLPYYPIYSAIKLAKSITQKLLPFTYVADDAVLTNDKKKILVLIVGETQRSRNYSLNGYAKNDTNKFTKQKDVVSFTNFYSCGTATETSVPCLFSDLKRENFSNREAKARENLVDIINKLGIKTYFFGNNSGGCKGVCDNLDQNHTSDHRAEGFDEVIFDEAKKVIKDANSTTFIVLHLQGSHGPIYYKGYPSKFKEFTPTCDTAELNKCTPDEIANTYDNTILYEDYLQSELINALEVRKDEFEVTMFFFSDHGESLGENGIYLHGLPYSIAPDEQKHIPAIVFSSDSELLKRLKTRKDESLSHDFIFSSVLGYFGVKTKAYEPEFDIFR; from the coding sequence ATGCTAAATATTAATAAATTTAAAAATATCAGTTTTTTAAAGTTTCTGATTTTATTTACTGCTTACATATTTTTTATAAATTATATATTTTTATACAAAGGCGTTCTTTCAGGCTTTCTACAAAATAATCAACTCTCTTTTTCTATATTCTTTTTTCTTATATTTGCAATTGTCTTTATCTTGGTTTTCGCTAGTATTTTTTGTATTTTATTTTTGCCTTTTTTGCTAAAGCCAATTACAATTATTTTGATTTTAGCAAGTGGCATATCTGCTTACTTTATGCAAGCATATGGTGTTATTATAGATAAGGATATGTTATTAAACGTCCTACACACCGATACCAAAGAAGCCTTTAGTTACTTTAACACAGGTTTAGTTTTCTGGATAATTTTTACAATCATCTTACCTTGTGTATATGTAGCATTTGTAAAGATTAACTATAGTAGTTTCAAAAATGAGCTTAAATTAAGAGTAAAAATTATCTCATTTTCTATAGTTGCGATAGCTATCATATTTTCATTAACTTCTAAAATTTTTATACCATTTTTTAGAGAGCATTCGAATTTAAGAACTGCATTGCTCCCATACTATCCCATCTACTCAGCTATAAAACTAGCAAAATCGATCACACAAAAACTACTACCTTTTACTTATGTAGCAGATGATGCGGTACTAACTAACGATAAAAAGAAAATTTTAGTTTTGATAGTTGGCGAGACGCAAAGAAGCAGAAACTATTCACTAAATGGCTACGCCAAAAATGATACGAATAAATTTACTAAACAAAAAGATGTGGTAAGTTTTACAAATTTCTACTCATGTGGAACAGCCACAGAGACTAGTGTGCCTTGCCTATTTTCAGACTTAAAGCGAGAAAATTTTAGCAACCGCGAAGCAAAAGCTCGTGAAAATTTAGTCGATATCATCAATAAACTTGGTATAAAGACATACTTTTTTGGCAACAATAGTGGAGGTTGCAAGGGCGTTTGTGACAATCTTGATCAAAACCATACTTCAGATCATCGAGCAGAAGGCTTTGATGAAGTGATATTTGATGAGGCCAAAAAGGTCATCAAAGATGCAAATTCCACCACCTTTATCGTGCTACATCTGCAAGGCTCGCATGGCCCTATCTACTACAAAGGCTACCCAAGCAAATTTAAAGAATTTACCCCAACTTGCGATACTGCCGAGCTAAATAAATGCACACCAGATGAGATAGCAAATACCTACGACAACACCATTTTATATGAGGACTATCTACAAAGTGAGCTAATAAACGCTCTTGAAGTAAGAAAAGATGAATTTGAAGTCACCATGTTCTTTTTCTCAGATCACGGAGAGAGCCTAGGTGAAAACGGTATATATTTACATGGTCTGCCTTACTCCATCGCTCCAGACGAGCAAAAACACATCCCAGCCATCGTCTTTTCAAGCGATAGCGAACTTTTAAAAAGGCTAAAAACCAGAAAAGATGAGAGCCTTTCGCATGATTTTATATTTAGCTCAGTTCTTGGATATTTTGGGGTAAAAACTAAGGCCTATGAGCCAGAATTTGATATCTTTAGGTAG
- the glyS gene encoding glycine--tRNA ligase subunit beta, producing MKELLLEIGVEELPAIPFLRELPNINAKWQAVLEKYNLVSPFKFYYTPRRLVFFHEKFPQSQPDSVASFIGAPKQVALKDGTFTKAALSFANKCGIDESELKFKEIDGKEVLYYEKEVKGELVAKIMGDMVEEFLKSLNFGKSMHWGNGEFEFIRPIRSFLCLLGDEVIKFNKFGVESGDSTYPHRSISYDKIKILNIKEYFEGSKSRGVVLEAGEREKIILDEFEKISQKSGLKIEIDKDLLAEVVAITEYPTALLGSFEEEFLEVPSEVIITSMKENQRYFPVFKNGKLANGFIVVSNAITQDYSLIIKGNEKVLRARLSDAMFFWQSDLAHEFGPEKLKNITYLKELGSIYEKELRELQVAKKLASNYDELLKKEAGEYTTKLERAVMLSKADLTTQMVYEFTELQGIMGAYYAKAKNEDEDVVLAIKEQYLPDGEEAQCPSKVFSSVVALSNKLDTLIGLFSIGKIPSGTKDPYALRRAANGVIKIVLAHNLKFNVKEILEDIAKDYKKFDVEVLINFILDRLYTFFDANASIVKACIKSGEKDILELTKMIEALAKISSEPNFRENFSTFKRLANIIKDDKFSKVDENLFEIDAEKSLNDAFRAVDKSLAYEPRLKALFALKPQIDEFFDKVMINVENEKVRNNRVAIIGQIYSEILKVADIKEISF from the coding sequence ATGAAAGAGTTATTATTAGAAATTGGAGTTGAGGAGCTTCCAGCGATACCGTTTTTAAGGGAGCTGCCAAATATCAATGCTAAATGGCAGGCTGTGCTTGAAAAATATAATCTTGTAAGCCCTTTTAAATTTTATTATACGCCGCGTCGTTTGGTCTTTTTTCATGAGAAATTTCCACAATCTCAGCCTGACAGCGTGGCTAGTTTTATCGGTGCGCCAAAGCAAGTGGCGCTAAAAGATGGAACATTTACAAAGGCTGCGCTTAGCTTTGCAAATAAATGCGGCATAGATGAAAGTGAGCTTAAATTTAAAGAGATAGACGGGAAAGAGGTGCTTTACTACGAAAAAGAGGTAAAAGGCGAGCTGGTTGCCAAGATAATGGGCGACATGGTTGAGGAGTTTTTAAAGAGTCTTAACTTTGGCAAGTCTATGCACTGGGGCAACGGAGAGTTCGAGTTTATCCGCCCGATAAGATCGTTTTTGTGTTTGCTTGGCGATGAGGTCATAAAATTTAATAAATTTGGCGTTGAGAGTGGTGATTCAACCTATCCACACAGAAGTATCAGCTATGACAAGATAAAAATTTTAAACATAAAAGAGTATTTTGAAGGCTCAAAGAGCCGTGGTGTCGTGCTTGAAGCAGGCGAGAGAGAAAAAATAATCCTTGATGAGTTTGAAAAGATCAGCCAAAAAAGTGGGTTAAAGATCGAGATCGATAAAGACTTGTTGGCTGAAGTCGTGGCGATCACCGAGTATCCAACAGCCCTTCTTGGCTCGTTTGAAGAGGAGTTTTTGGAGGTGCCAAGCGAGGTCATCATCACTTCTATGAAAGAAAATCAGCGCTACTTTCCAGTCTTTAAAAATGGTAAGCTAGCAAACGGCTTCATTGTCGTTAGCAACGCCATAACGCAGGACTACTCGCTCATCATCAAAGGCAACGAAAAGGTGCTAAGAGCAAGGCTAAGTGATGCGATGTTCTTTTGGCAAAGCGACCTAGCGCACGAATTTGGCCCAGAAAAACTAAAAAATATAACTTATCTAAAAGAGCTTGGAAGTATCTACGAAAAAGAGCTTAGAGAGCTACAAGTGGCTAAAAAGCTTGCTAGCAACTATGACGAGCTACTCAAAAAAGAAGCTGGCGAGTACACGACTAAGCTGGAGCGAGCTGTGATGTTAAGCAAGGCTGATCTTACAACTCAGATGGTTTATGAGTTTACCGAGCTTCAAGGTATCATGGGCGCTTACTACGCAAAGGCAAAAAATGAGGATGAAGACGTCGTTTTAGCTATAAAAGAGCAGTATTTGCCTGATGGCGAGGAGGCACAGTGCCCAAGTAAGGTCTTTAGCTCAGTCGTGGCACTTTCAAACAAGCTTGATACGCTAATAGGGCTCTTTAGTATCGGTAAAATCCCAAGCGGCACCAAAGATCCATACGCTTTAAGACGTGCGGCTAATGGGGTGATAAAGATCGTTTTGGCACATAATTTGAAATTTAACGTAAAAGAAATTTTAGAAGATATCGCAAAAGACTATAAAAAATTTGATGTTGAAGTGCTTATAAATTTCATCCTTGATAGGCTCTACACTTTCTTTGATGCAAATGCTTCTATCGTAAAAGCGTGCATAAAAAGCGGCGAAAAGGATATCTTGGAGCTAACCAAGATGATAGAGGCACTTGCTAAAATTTCTAGCGAGCCAAATTTTAGAGAGAATTTCTCGACATTTAAACGCCTTGCAAACATCATAAAAGATGATAAATTTAGCAAGGTTGATGAGAACCTCTTTGAGATAGATGCTGAAAAATCCCTAAATGACGCATTTAGAGCAGTTGATAAGAGCCTAGCGTATGAGCCAAGGCTAAAGGCGCTATTTGCATTAAAACCACAGATCGATGAGTTTTTTGACAAAGTTATGATAAATGTTGAAAACGAGAAAGTGCGAAACAATCGCGTCGCGATCATCGGTCAAATTTATAGTGAGATATTAAAAGTAGCTGATATAAAAGAGATCAGCTTTTAA
- a CDS encoding endonuclease/exonuclease/phosphatase family protein: MRVVFALVFTILVAFASEISIATYNVQNLFDCKDDGSEYLDFKVGVSKWDCEAADSKLQRTRQVINALNTDIIALQEIENEQVLKALVSDSEYKFISFTKEKNSPVGLGLISKLQPSGSEIFKVPNVKTRNILKVIFETEGKKFSIFVNHFPTYKNGINMQKKAEKTLRTALGKEKNAIILGDFNSPFGQKSILNDIIATRNFYDLYKELEPKDRYSHAVHGKKRAIDHVLLSPSFMENGDLSYVSGSFEVFKPSFAVDEKGFAKSDLYSDHFALKFKISTDPSPIKKGFVSKIFKKDENKANKKISEQSYKTADVDTLFDHPEAVPVVIEKAVVILKDKHGFIISKNHRGIYVYDPKNSVIVGEELDILVRRMKIYKDALEVSYYEIINEHGTKDISENLLDASQLSEARSGDVFAKISGRLERGYLHTPYGKIRVYSKKKLKDGEYSFENSRVKIYKRENQIVVE, translated from the coding sequence TTGAGAGTAGTTTTTGCTTTGGTTTTTACCATTTTAGTGGCATTTGCGAGTGAAATTAGCATCGCAACTTATAATGTGCAAAATTTATTTGATTGCAAAGATGATGGTAGCGAGTATCTTGATTTTAAAGTAGGCGTATCAAAATGGGACTGCGAGGCAGCTGATTCAAAACTACAAAGGACAAGACAAGTCATAAATGCACTAAATACTGACATTATCGCACTTCAAGAGATCGAAAATGAGCAAGTTTTAAAAGCTCTAGTAAGTGATAGCGAGTATAAATTTATAAGCTTTACAAAGGAGAAAAACTCGCCTGTTGGGCTTGGGCTTATTTCAAAGTTGCAGCCAAGTGGCAGTGAAATTTTTAAAGTTCCAAACGTAAAGACGAGAAATATTTTAAAGGTTATTTTTGAGACGGAAGGCAAGAAATTTAGCATATTTGTAAATCACTTTCCAACTTATAAAAATGGCATAAATATGCAAAAAAAGGCCGAAAAAACGTTAAGAACGGCTCTAGGCAAAGAGAAAAATGCGATTATTTTGGGTGATTTTAACTCACCCTTTGGACAAAAATCCATCCTAAATGACATCATTGCAACAAGAAATTTTTATGATCTTTATAAAGAGCTTGAGCCAAAAGATAGATATTCTCACGCAGTGCATGGCAAAAAAAGAGCGATCGATCATGTTTTGCTTTCGCCTAGTTTTATGGAAAATGGCGATCTAAGCTATGTTAGTGGCAGTTTTGAAGTCTTTAAACCAAGCTTTGCAGTCGATGAAAAGGGCTTTGCAAAGAGCGACCTTTATTCGGATCACTTTGCACTAAAGTTTAAAATTTCAACTGATCCAAGTCCAATAAAAAAGGGCTTTGTGAGTAAAATTTTTAAAAAAGATGAAAACAAAGCCAATAAAAAAATAAGCGAACAAAGCTATAAGACGGCTGATGTGGATACGCTTTTTGATCACCCAGAGGCAGTGCCAGTCGTGATCGAAAAAGCGGTTGTTATCTTAAAAGATAAGCATGGCTTCATTATCTCGAAAAATCACCGCGGAATTTATGTTTATGATCCTAAAAATAGCGTTATTGTAGGCGAAGAGCTAGATATTTTAGTAAGGCGAATGAAAATTTATAAAGATGCGCTTGAAGTTAGCTATTATGAGATCATAAATGAGCATGGCACAAAAGATATTAGTGAAAATTTATTAGATGCATCGCAATTAAGCGAAGCTAGAAGTGGCGATGTCTTTGCTAAAATTTCGGGCAGACTAGAGAGAGGCTATCTGCATACACCATACGGTAAGATCAGGGTTTATAGTAAGAAAAAGCTAAAAGATGGCGAGTATAGTTTTGAAAACTCGAGAGTTAAAATTTACAAGAGAGAAAACCAAATCGTTGTGGAGTAG
- a CDS encoding tRNA (cytidine(34)-2'-O)-methyltransferase: MFNIVLVHPQIPQNTGAIGRMCVNANLKLHIVKPTVFDLSEKAVRRAGLDYWKILNPKIWDSLEEFLEANLSHKDRFFFATTKTNRLYYEARFKPGDFIFFGGESTGLPREFMDINFKNAITIPMGKEGRSLNLAMSAGIIAYEAIRQNIAEFDFRSEI, from the coding sequence ATGTTTAACATAGTCCTAGTCCATCCTCAGATACCGCAAAATACTGGAGCTATCGGCAGAATGTGTGTTAATGCAAATTTAAAGCTGCATATCGTTAAGCCAACGGTCTTTGATCTGAGCGAAAAGGCTGTTAGACGAGCAGGGCTTGACTACTGGAAAATTTTAAATCCAAAAATTTGGGATAGTTTGGAAGAATTTTTAGAAGCAAACTTAAGCCACAAGGATAGATTTTTCTTCGCTACTACAAAGACAAATAGGCTTTACTACGAGGCTAGGTTTAAGCCAGGAGATTTTATATTTTTTGGTGGCGAGAGTACTGGGCTGCCAAGAGAGTTTATGGATATAAATTTTAAAAATGCCATAACCATACCAATGGGAAAAGAGGGCAGGAGCTTAAATTTAGCTATGAGTGCTGGCATTATCGCTTATGAAGCGATTAGGCAAAATATCGCTGAATTTGACTTTAGGAGTGAGATTTGA
- a CDS encoding CCA tRNA nucleotidyltransferase, with the protein MQISKIDSKISQNKPLDGSKNEIKIKNKIYKNSELDFFRSLFAPFSSRVYLVGGCVRDAFLGREIYDYDIEVYDIEPTKFNELMASIGASGVGKSYFIYKYKNYDIGLPRSESKTGNSHKDFAVSYINDPKIASLRRDFTINAMMMNIFSGEILDFHGGVHDLSSKTLRHIDSEKFKEDPLRVLRGVQFSSRLDFSIANETIVLMKSLSLEHLSRDRINTELIKFFRSEHLEKGAYYLFELGLFKEIFGMQISMDDGFLSDLKSAREFVDDERLFLYLLFGKFELDTKEILEKMHLPKSYFSILKQPYFKDMPSDKELMQIAINMPIKSWLGAYNKERIERAKKLGIYETKFDPKVDVAEILSAGFKNEEIAKEIKRRQELEISKYLSEHKPRKD; encoded by the coding sequence TTGCAAATATCGAAAATAGACTCCAAAATCTCTCAAAATAAGCCATTGGACGGCTCAAAAAATGAGATAAAAATCAAAAATAAAATTTATAAAAATAGTGAGCTAGACTTTTTTAGATCGCTATTTGCTCCTTTTTCATCGCGCGTTTATCTAGTTGGTGGGTGCGTGAGAGATGCGTTCTTGGGACGAGAAATTTATGATTATGACATCGAAGTTTATGACATTGAGCCTACTAAATTTAATGAGCTAATGGCTAGCATAGGCGCTAGCGGAGTTGGCAAAAGCTACTTTATCTACAAATACAAAAACTACGATATTGGGCTTCCAAGAAGCGAGAGCAAAACAGGAAATTCGCACAAAGACTTTGCGGTAAGCTATATTAACGATCCCAAAATTGCGAGCCTTAGGCGAGATTTTACGATAAACGCCATGATGATGAATATCTTTAGTGGAGAAATTTTAGACTTTCATGGTGGAGTGCATGATTTGTCTAGCAAGACGCTAAGGCACATTGATAGCGAAAAATTTAAAGAAGATCCGCTAAGGGTGCTTCGTGGGGTGCAGTTTAGCTCAAGGCTTGATTTTAGTATAGCAAACGAGACGATAGTCCTTATGAAAAGCCTTAGTTTGGAGCATCTAAGCAGAGATAGGATAAATACTGAGCTTATTAAATTTTTTCGCTCAGAGCATCTAGAAAAAGGAGCTTACTATCTTTTTGAGCTTGGACTTTTTAAAGAAATTTTTGGTATGCAAATTTCTATGGACGATGGATTTTTAAGCGATCTTAAGAGTGCTAGAGAATTTGTGGATGATGAGAGATTATTTTTATATCTTTTGTTTGGCAAATTTGAGCTTGACACAAAAGAAATTTTAGAGAAAATGCATCTGCCAAAGAGCTACTTTTCTATCTTAAAGCAGCCTTATTTTAAGGACATGCCAAGCGATAAAGAGCTAATGCAAATTGCCATAAATATGCCCATAAAATCATGGCTTGGAGCTTATAATAAAGAGCGGATAGAGCGTGCCAAGAAGCTTGGAATTTATGAGACGAAATTTGACCCGAAAGTCGATGTGGCAGAAATTTTATCAGCTGGTTTTAAAAACGAAGAGATCGCAAAAGAGATAAAACGTAGGCAAGAGCTTGAAATTTCAAAATATCTAAGCGAGCATAAGCCTAGAAAAGATTAG
- a CDS encoding CiaD-like domain-containing protein, whose protein sequence is MVDKIMKLDDIARMAISEVSAELEKIEALQNKKQEELERENLKKELLAIENNENALNNELKVEANLQNEQSFEVKEEPVSREVSEEKIFLANLAERIEVLFEGLKQTPEQDLASRLELTTKFLEFTLANIENRLQNLSK, encoded by the coding sequence GTGGTTGATAAGATTATGAAGCTTGATGATATTGCTAGAATGGCAATCAGTGAGGTTAGTGCTGAGCTTGAAAAAATAGAAGCGCTGCAAAATAAAAAGCAAGAAGAGCTTGAGCGAGAGAATCTAAAAAAAGAGCTTTTGGCCATAGAGAATAATGAAAATGCACTGAATAACGAGCTAAAAGTTGAGGCAAATTTACAAAATGAGCAATCGTTTGAGGTAAAAGAGGAGCCAGTAAGTAGAGAGGTGAGCGAAGAGAAAATTTTCTTAGCAAACCTTGCTGAACGTATAGAAGTGCTTTTTGAAGGGCTTAAGCAAACTCCAGAGCAAGATCTCGCTTCAAGGCTTGAGCTAACTACAAAATTTTTAGAATTTACCCTTGCAAATATCGAAAATAGACTCCAAAATCTCTCAAAATAA
- the leuB gene encoding 3-isopropylmalate dehydrogenase has translation MREYKICVIKGDGIGPEIIDEAIKILDVVSAEFGIKFEYDYKLMGGSAYDVFGVPLPDETLSSALSSDAVLFGAIGGEKWDSLPRHLRPESGLLKIRKELEAYANLRPAIVFDELVDASTLKPEVLRGVDFVVVRELTGGLYFGQPREKGEDRAFNTMVYTKMEIERIAKIAFETAMLRKKKVCMVDKANVLETSQLWREVTSEVAKKYPEVELSFMYVDNAAMQLVRAPANFDVILTENLFGDILSDEASMVCGSIGLLPSASMGGKVGIYEPIHGSAPDIAGQGIANPIATILSAAMMLRYAFGESEAADAIENAVKTTLANGYRTKDIAAFNAVEVCSTSEIGDVIAGFIKK, from the coding sequence ATGAGAGAATATAAAATTTGTGTTATAAAAGGCGATGGCATCGGCCCTGAGATCATAGATGAGGCGATAAAAATTTTAGATGTTGTTAGCGCTGAGTTTGGGATAAAATTTGAGTACGACTACAAGCTTATGGGTGGCTCTGCATATGATGTATTTGGCGTGCCTTTGCCAGATGAGACGCTTAGTTCTGCTCTAAGCTCTGATGCTGTGCTTTTTGGAGCGATCGGCGGAGAAAAATGGGATAGTCTACCAAGGCATCTTAGGCCAGAGAGCGGACTTTTAAAGATTAGAAAAGAGTTAGAAGCCTACGCAAATTTACGCCCAGCTATCGTTTTTGATGAGCTAGTGGATGCTAGCACGCTAAAGCCAGAGGTTTTAAGAGGCGTTGATTTTGTCGTGGTTCGTGAGCTAACAGGTGGGCTTTATTTTGGCCAGCCACGTGAAAAAGGCGAAGATAGAGCGTTTAACACGATGGTTTATACTAAAATGGAGATCGAGCGCATCGCAAAGATCGCTTTTGAAACAGCAATGCTTCGCAAGAAAAAGGTTTGCATGGTCGATAAGGCAAATGTGCTTGAGACAAGTCAGCTTTGGCGTGAGGTGACTAGCGAAGTGGCTAAAAAATACCCTGAAGTAGAGCTTAGCTTTATGTATGTGGATAATGCGGCGATGCAGTTAGTAAGAGCGCCAGCAAATTTTGACGTCATACTTACTGAAAATTTATTCGGCGATATTTTAAGCGACGAGGCGAGTATGGTTTGTGGCTCGATAGGACTACTTCCAAGTGCAAGTATGGGCGGTAAAGTGGGAATTTATGAGCCAATACACGGCTCAGCTCCAGACATCGCAGGGCAGGGTATAGCAAATCCAATAGCCACCATTTTAAGTGCAGCTATGATGCTAAGATACGCATTTGGCGAGAGCGAGGCAGCAGACGCCATAGAAAACGCTGTAAAAACTACACTAGCTAATGGGTACAGAACAAAAGATATTGCCGCTTTTAACGCAGTTGAGGTTTGCTCAACTAGTGAGATAGGCGACGTGATAGCAGGATTTATCAAAAAATGA
- a CDS encoding 3-isopropylmalate dehydratase small subunit: protein MNKVWKFGDNIDTDIIIAARYLNTSDENILAKHIMEDADPNFSSKIDKGDIIVAGENFGCGSSREHAPIALKAAGIGAVIAKSYARIFYRNSFNTGLLILEIKETDEINEGDELKIDVDNGAIVNLTSGKEYKFSPIPPFMQELLNAGGLIEYAKVKLD, encoded by the coding sequence ATGAATAAAGTTTGGAAATTCGGCGACAATATCGATACCGATATAATTATCGCCGCCAGATACTTAAATACTTCCGACGAAAATATCTTAGCAAAACATATAATGGAGGACGCCGATCCTAATTTTAGCTCCAAGATAGATAAGGGCGACATTATCGTAGCGGGCGAAAATTTCGGCTGTGGTAGCTCTCGCGAGCACGCTCCTATCGCGCTTAAAGCTGCCGGTATAGGCGCGGTGATAGCTAAAAGTTATGCGAGAATTTTTTATAGAAATAGCTTTAATACGGGACTTTTGATACTGGAAATCAAAGAAACGGACGAGATAAACGAGGGCGACGAACTAAAAATAGACGTAGATAACGGCGCGATCGTAAATTTAACCAGCGGCAAAGAGTATAAATTTAGCCCCATACCGCCGTTTATGCAAGAGCTTTTAAACGCCGGCGGACTTATAGAATACGCAAAAGTAAAGTTGGATTAA
- a CDS encoding YgaP family membrane protein: protein MKSRIVRVVLGLVFMAAVWYFYESYWALIGLIPIIVGVTGFCPACKFLGRCSLNLKK from the coding sequence GTGAAAAGTAGAATTGTTAGGGTCGTACTAGGGCTAGTTTTTATGGCGGCAGTTTGGTATTTTTACGAGAGCTACTGGGCGTTAATCGGGTTAATCCCGATTATCGTCGGCGTTACGGGTTTTTGCCCGGCGTGTAAATTCCTAGGCAGGTGTTCTTTAAATTTAAAAAAATAA
- a CDS encoding YgaP family membrane protein: MSVLDKTIRLIIAAIWFFIFGFICDCWLWTVGLIPLLTGYYGYCPLYKIFKKR; encoded by the coding sequence ATGAGCGTTTTAGATAAAACTATACGTTTGATTATAGCGGCGATTTGGTTTTTTATTTTTGGATTTATTTGCGACTGCTGGTTGTGGACGGTCGGGCTAATTCCGCTTTTAACGGGATATTACGGTTACTGCCCGCTTTATAAAATTTTTAAGAAAAGGTAA
- a CDS encoding NAD(P)/FAD-dependent oxidoreductase, which produces MKGLQRRDALKLMGAAGLAASMSGCSVTGGENDDINSKIVIMGAGLSGIALAAKLRRDMPNAKVILVDKDEKFYYQPGFTLIAVGIYEASDVVYEKADYIPQGTEWIRKNVSEIKPEANLLVLDDGSELGYDYLIVASGVEYDFEAVKGLSLEDINDTSGNISSVYTLQGAVKSNELMKKFSQNGGAAVFCDQKTPMKCSGANKKVTCMSEDRLRLAGNRDKGSVNLYVGGGKLFGDPTYAAAMTQIMIKRKIKFNLRHQIVAVDKSSNTATFEFWTAYRQNGEDKIASELIDVKYDWLHLPPKQKGSEILARAGLTKEGDKLNFLAVDKYSLQSTKFKNIFGIGDICGFAAGKTGASVRKMYPILAKNLADTIKGREPSEKFTGYTACPFITKYGKAIMVEFDWEGTAPTLECFGATRESYMSWLVKIYGFKPMVMNGMLKALA; this is translated from the coding sequence ATGAAAGGACTGCAAAGAAGAGACGCTTTAAAGCTAATGGGGGCCGCGGGACTAGCCGCGAGTATGAGCGGTTGCTCGGTAACGGGCGGCGAAAACGACGATATAAATTCTAAAATCGTCATAATGGGCGCGGGACTTAGCGGTATCGCGTTGGCGGCTAAACTTAGAAGAGATATGCCTAACGCCAAGGTAATTCTCGTGGATAAAGACGAGAAATTTTACTACCAGCCGGGCTTTACGCTAATCGCCGTCGGAATTTACGAAGCTAGCGACGTCGTTTACGAAAAAGCGGATTATATCCCGCAAGGAACCGAGTGGATACGCAAAAACGTATCGGAAATAAAGCCAGAAGCTAATCTACTCGTCCTAGACGATGGGAGCGAGCTGGGATATGATTATCTAATCGTAGCAAGTGGCGTGGAATACGACTTTGAAGCCGTTAAGGGGCTAAGCTTAGAGGATATTAACGATACGAGCGGCAACATATCCTCCGTCTACACTCTACAAGGCGCCGTAAAGAGCAACGAGTTGATGAAAAAATTCTCTCAAAACGGCGGTGCAGCGGTGTTTTGCGATCAAAAAACCCCGATGAAATGTAGCGGCGCAAATAAAAAAGTAACTTGCATGAGCGAAGATAGGCTGAGGTTGGCCGGCAACCGCGATAAAGGCAGCGTTAATCTTTATGTCGGCGGCGGCAAGCTTTTCGGCGATCCGACTTATGCCGCGGCGATGACTCAAATAATGATAAAAAGAAAGATAAAATTTAATCTTCGCCACCAAATCGTAGCCGTCGATAAAAGCTCAAATACCGCCACTTTCGAGTTTTGGACGGCGTATAGGCAAAACGGTGAAGATAAAATCGCGTCCGAGCTAATCGACGTAAAATACGACTGGCTTCACTTGCCGCCTAAGCAAAAAGGAAGCGAAATTTTAGCTCGCGCCGGCCTAACCAAAGAGGGCGACAAGCTAAATTTTTTAGCCGTCGATAAATACAGCCTGCAAAGTACAAAATTTAAAAATATATTCGGTATCGGCGATATTTGCGGATTTGCGGCCGGCAAAACGGGGGCTAGCGTTAGGAAAATGTATCCGATTTTAGCTAAAAATTTAGCCGATACGATAAAAGGACGAGAACCTAGCGAGAAATTTACAGGATATACGGCTTGCCCTTTTATCACCAAATACGGCAAGGCTATAATGGTAGAGTTCGACTGGGAGGGAACGGCTCCGACGTTAGAGTGCTTCGGCGCTACCAGGGAGAGCTATATGAGTTGGCTGGTTAAAATTTACGGATTTAAACCTATGGTTATGAACGGAATGCTAAAAGCTTTAGCTTAA